A window of the Brassica napus cultivar Da-Ae chromosome C5, Da-Ae, whole genome shotgun sequence genome harbors these coding sequences:
- the BNAC05G39580D gene encoding uncharacterized protein BNAC05G39580D: MVILSASSTVRAALDTQPRLPYNPNAPRKVKKTPNGNSFLPPPLPPPPSPRISISVDDLLKRPESKELTLSEEVVDSYMGYETWSPSPPKLEKPRSVFNAASLAFIGDSIYELYARRHFLFPPLSIEDYNDRVRAVVRCEAQYALLKKLVDDDFLTKEERDVLRWGKNLGSARTRTRRRAGVAVYNKASSLETLIGYLYLTNGKRLEKIMEKLGFSRDSSTEIMIEMAKPKPKPKPSSESNLPSFILNEQVSTTVV; the protein is encoded by the exons ATGGTGATTTTATCGGCGAGCTCGACCGTGAGAGCTGCCTTGGATACACAGCCTAGACTCCCATACAACCCTAACGCGCCTCGGAAAGTGAAGAAAACCCCTAACGGCAACTCTTTCTTACCGCCGCCTTTACCTCCTCCTCCGTCTCCGCGAATCAGCATCTCCGTCGACGATTTGCTCAAGCGACCCGAAAGCAAAG AGTTGACTTTGAGTGAGGAAGTTGTTGATAGTTACATGGGGTATGAGACGTGGTCTCCGAGTCCACCGAAGCTGGAGAAGCCAAGATCAGTATTCAATGCTGCTTCTTTAGCTTTTATAGGTGATTCCATCTATGAG ctatATGCTCGTAGGCATTTCCTTTTCCCTCCACTTAGTATTGAAGATTATAACGATCGTGTTAGAGCTGTGGTGCGCTGTGAAGCTCag TATGCTTTGCTGAAGAAACTTGTTGATGATGATTTCCTAACAAAGGAAGAGAG GGATGTTCTCAGGTGGGGGAAGAATCTAGGCTCGGCTAGAACTCGTACAAGAAGGCGTGCAGGTGTTGCGGTTTATAACAAAGCATCATCACTGGAGACACTG ATTGGTTATCTGTATCTGACGAACGGGAAAAGATTAGAGAAAATAATGGAGAAGTTAGGATTCTCAAGGGACTCTTCGACTGAGATCATGATTGAAATGGCAAAGCCAAAGCCAAAGCCAAAGCCATCATCAGAATCAAACCTGCCTTCCTTTATACTCA ATGAGCAAGTAAGCACCACAGTAGTATAG